In Rhizoctonia solani chromosome 7, complete sequence, one DNA window encodes the following:
- a CDS encoding Retrotransposon gag protein, translating into MLAWVRLNQWMFPTDQEVLSFLLMNMKDVAGAWAHPHLDQLGSHRALTQTVDEFRMEFLAAFGNLDAMQAAERQITNLTQTGTCAEYITKFRTIAMDLDWSNSTLCGQFAHGLHWEVSRLIATHEQQPTTLLELQNAALVINNALQEECTSHLQKGNKPGSSNSTPNRGASTGQQATRPGRLSRDPNFVSHKFAECCTGWKATPKEEGVKKEAAKIGKESGPNLGKD; encoded by the exons ATGCTGGCGTGGGTACGTCTGAATCAATGGATGTTCccaacggatcaggaggtattatccttcctcctgatgaacatgaaggatgtagcaggggcctgggcccatccccatcttgatcaacttgggtcccaTAGGGCCCTGACCCAAACAGTTGATGAGTTCAGGatggagttcttggctgcatttgggaaTCTGGATGCCATGCAAGCCGCTGAGCGGCAAATCACcaaccttactcagacaggcacctgtgctgagtatatcacaaaattcaggaccattgccatggacctggattggAGCAACTCCACCCTctgtgggcaatttgcacatggcctccattgggaggtcagccgcctcattgccacACATGAGCAGCAACCCACCACCctcctggagctgcagaacgcggcCCTTGTCATCAACAATGCCCTCCAAGAGGAGTGCACCAGCCACTTGCAGAAGGGTAATAAGCCTGGCTCCTCCAACTCTActcccaataggggggcaagtaccggccaacaggccacaagaccagggcgcctaTCCAGGGATCctaacttt gttagccacaagtttgcagaatgctgcaccggctggaaagccacacctaaggaggaaggtgttAAAAAGGAAgctgccaaaattggcaaagagtctggacccaatttgggaaaagactaa
- a CDS encoding Retrotransposable element Tf2 protein codes for MLDGSSPQAGKIWKKAQLTFSYDGKCITKTFLVCNTGSHAAILGLKWLDAHNPEIDWNLHTLTFPHPPPEHVAIDKEEEADKNPLEGVPSKYHPYAKVFGEEEFNKLPPHRHYNIGIELMEEGPLNSPLYSMTNAKSATLKDWLRDELKARKICPSKSSISSPVMFVPKKDGSNQLTKKNVCPLPCPDDLMAQLCGTKEGDKWKTAFRTKYGLYKSLVMTFGLTNTPTAFQHFMNKLFKDLLDICVIIYLDDILIYSKTDINHTKHVHEVLCQLMENWLFCKASKCTFHVTSVEYLGIIVLDKGFSLDKLKIQVVQEWPIPTKVKEVQSFLGFANFLHWFVANFSHMARPLHNLVKKDTPWVWGTKEQELFQGLKDAITNAPVLCHVDPTKPYFLETDASSAALDSILSQHQEDGCLHPLGFLLESFKGAEQNYNTHDKELLAIICSFEHWRIFLEGTAHPITVFTNHWNLEYWKESQMFNCHHARWHLLLAGYNFQIVYCPGKQSGRPYALSCCSDHANIPPAHQTMLPEPVFANVALVILEKELQCQIEASLDQDKSLEAILQFLQNKSKAPPSIKQAFKDYKMEAGLLFYQGCIVVPDVGTLRTDLLRIFHDSPLAGHPGRQQMLELVSRNYYWPGICTDTYWHVDSCKTCQRIWKPKYTSIPPQPLELPSQPWQHVSDDMIVDLPKDGNNNSILVIIDSFTKYGIFVKCSKKLKAPKLVELFLEHMWKHHGIPEKTISNRGRVFNNKFLQALYKQLGIDPHFSLAYHPQSNRQTEQVNSSIKHFLRAYSGVNQQDWTKWLPMAKFAYNNTVHSSTGKTPFKALYSWEPTLTPSNVPTDVPEANDLAQTMETQWKEVESALWQSKSRTTAREEGKPLEFEIGEEAWLDAKNVNLKTLSPKLTEQCLGPFRVTEKISNCAYWLKLPPTMRIHNVFYIGLLSKVKRDDKCTFDNCPPPVTVDREEEYEVEGMTDMEERNGKWISGSNGKAMEAKKICGSPKQTSKMRKNL; via the exons atgcttgatgggtcaagcccccaggctggcaaaatctggaagaaggcccaaCTCACCTTCTCCTATGATGGCAAATGCATAACCAAAACATTCCTTGTATGTAACACAGGGTCCCATGCTGCCATCTTAGGgctgaaatggttggatgcccacaacccagaaattgattggaatttgCACACCCTCACCTTCCCACATccaccaccagaacacgtggctattgacaaagaagaggaagctgacaagaacccccttgaaggagtaccctccaaataccatccttatgctaaggtatttggggaagaagaattcaataagcttccacCTCACAGGCATTACAATATTGGCATTGAGCTCATGGAAGAAGGACCCCTTAACTCTCCCCTCtatagcatgaccaatgccaaatccgccacactcaaggattggctcagggatgaactTAAAGCCAGGAAGATCTGTCCCAGTAAATCATCtatcagttcccctgtcatgtttgtacccaaaaaggatggatcCAACCAATTG ACCAAGAAAAATGTGTGCCCCTTACCTTGCCCAGATGACctaatggcccagctctgtggcaccaag gagggtgacaaatggaaaacagccttccgtaccaagtatgggttgtacaaatccctggtcatgacctttggacTTACAAACACCCCCACTgcattccaacacttcatgaacaaactgttcaaggacttgCTTGACATCTGTGTCAttatctaccttgatgacatcttgatctACTCCAAAACTGACATCAACCATACCAAGCATGTCCATGAAGTACTATGCCAACTGATGGAAAATTGGCTATTCTGTAAGGCATCAAAATGTACATTCCATGTCAcatctgtggaatacctagggATCATTGTGTTGGATAAAGGGTTCAGtctggacaagctcaaaatccaggtggtccaagaatggccaatCCCTACCAAGGTCAAAGAGGTTCAATCATTcttagggtttgccaactttcTACATtggtttgttgccaacttcagccacatggccagaccattacacaacctggtcaagaaggacacaCCATGGGTATGGGgaaccaaggaacaggagTTGTTCCAAGGGCTCAAGGATGCaattaccaatgccccagtACTATGCCACGTGGATCCTACCAAACCAtatttcctggaaacagatgcatccagTGCAGCTCTAGATTCCATTCTCAGCCAACATCAGGAAGATGGTTGCCTACATCCGctagggttcttattggaatCATTTAAGGGAGCTGAACAAAACTACAATACCCATGATAAAGAACTCTTGGCAATTATCTGCTCCTTTGAGcactggcgcatcttcctagAAGGAACAGCACACCCCATCACTGTCTTCACCAACCActggaacttggaatactggaaggaatcccaaaTGTTCAACTGCCACCATGCCAGATGGCATCTATTGCTAGCtgggtataacttccaaattgtctattgcccagggaagcaatcagggagACCCTATGCACTCTCATGCTGCTCTGATCACGCCAACATTCCTCCTGCTCatcagaccatgctcccagaacctgtctttgccaatgttgccCTAGTAATCCTGGAGAAGGAGTTACAATGCCAGATTGAAGCATCCCTAGATCAGGACAAATCCTTAGAAGCAATCCTCCagttcctccaaaacaaatCAAAGGCACCTCCATCAATCAAACAGGCCTTCAAagattacaaaatggaagctGGGTTGCTGTTCTACCAAGGTTGCATAGTGGTCCCTGATGTAGGAACCTTGAGAACAGACTTACTGCGGATCTTTCATGACAGCCCCTTAGCTGGTCACCCTGGGAGGCAACAAATGTTAGAACTGGTCTCCAGAAATTattactggcctggcatctgcactgacacatactggcatgttGATTCctgcaagacctgccaaagAATCTGGAAACCAAAGTACACATCCATCCCCCCACAACCACTAGAACTCCCATCACAACcttggcaacatgtgtcagatgacatgattgtagatctacccaaggatggaaacaacaactcaatcctggtcatcattgacagcttcaccaagtacggaatatttgtcaaatgctccaagaaactcaaagcaCCCAAGTTAGTggaactattcctggaacacatGTGGAAGCACCATGGCATACCAGAAAAGACCATATCCAATAGGGGGAGAgttttcaataacaaattcctgcaAGCCCTGTACAAACAATTGGGTATTGATCcacacttctccttggcataccacccccagagcaatagacaaacagaacaggtcaattcttccatcaaacacttcctcagggcctaCTCAGGGGTCAACCAGCAGGATTGGACAAAGTGGCTGccaatggccaaatttgcatacaacaacacTGTCCATAGTAGCACAGGGAAAACACCATTCAAGGCTCTGTACAGTTGGGAACCTACCCTAACACCATCCAATGTACCCACAgatgtaccagaagccaatgaccttgcccaaacaatggaaacacaatggaaggaagtggaatcaGCTCTTTGGCAATCTAAATCACGGACAACTGCCAGAGAAGAAGGGAAACCACTggaatttgagattggagaagaagcttggcttgATGCCAAGAATGTCAATCTCAAGACACtaagtcccaagctaacagAACAATGCCTGGGACCATTCAGGGTTactgagaaaatctccaactgTGCCTACTGGCTCAAATTACCACCTACCATGCGTATTCACAATGTGTTCTACATTGGGTTACTATcaaaggtcaaaagggatgacAAATGCACCTTTGATAACTgccccccaccagtcactgtggacagagaagaggaatatgaggttgaaGGAATGACAGatatggaagaaaggaatggCAAGTGGATTTCAGGGTCAAATGGGAAGGCTATGGAAGCAAAGAAAATATGTGGGAGCCCCAAAcaaacctcaaaaatgcggAAAAACCTTTAA
- a CDS encoding Transposable element Tcb2 transposase — protein MAQYTSPKTKAQIIALKKLKYSDWAIVQLLQPQTKVSHATLGVEYQQQQILDGSTSLPLGPLPSAATSESWVYSCTNAAKYPCSLIGIEKPVARGPTVDYSGHNHAGTTLSSWTKSKSSYLGLTAANITGGNLTISHGGRGIFIWGYITQEGVGQLYLIQRKLNALGYIEILGDAFFGTLANYKITAFDITFQHNQDPKHTARLTQHWLASWGVSVLPWLSKSLDLNIIENVWWHLKERVRTHQPPALNKEELWKIVRDEWKQISPKYIGNLYDSLLRRVQAVYLAKGGNTKY, from the exons ATGGCTCAATACACTAGTCCCAAGACTaaggctcagataattgcgctgaaaaagctcaaatactcagattgggcaattgttcagcttttgcaacctcagaccaaggtctctcacgcaact CTTGGAGTAGagtaccaacagcagcaaatattagatggcagtacttccctgcCGTTGGGTCCTCTACCCTCCGCCGCTACCTCTGAGAGCTGGGTTTACAGCTGTACAAACGCCGCCAAGTACCCCTGCTCACTtattggcatagaaaagCCTGTTGCGCGTGGGCCCACAGTTGattattctggccacaatcacgctgggacaacattgtcttcttggacaaagtccaaatcaagttatttggggcTAACAGCAgccaatattactggaggcAACCTA acaatatctcatggtggcaggggtatcttcatttgggggtACATTACCCAAGAGGGAGTTGGGCAATTGTACCTTATACAACGCAAGCTGAACGCCCTgggatacattgaaatccttggggacgccttctttggaaccctTGCCAACTATAAAATCACTGCATTTGACATTACATTCCAGCACAACCAAGAtccaaagcatacagccaggctgacacaaCATTGGCTTGCCAGTTGGGGCGTAAGCGTCCTCCCATGGCTGTCAAAAAGCCTGGATTTGAATATAATTGAGAATGtctggtggcatctgaaggagCGCGTGCGTACTCACCAACCTCCTGCTTTGAATAAggaagaattatggaaaatagtgagggacgaatggaaacaaatttccccaaaatatattggcaatttgtatgattcattacTGCGTCGagtacaagctgtgtatttagctaaaggtggaaacaccaaatactaa
- a CDS encoding Transposable element Tcb2 transposase produces MAQYTSPKTKAQIIALKKLEYSDRAIVQLLQPQTKVSHATVGRIWAKYGLTDRPLNQHNPIPGRPQKLTPSNVRFATLALAWSRVPTAANIRRQYFPAVGSSTLRCYLRELGLRPYKRRRVPLLTYRHRKARCVWAHSRLFWPQSRWDNIVFLDKVQIKLFGADSGQYYWRQPSESPYNPQYTKKTISHGGGGIFIWGCITQEGVGQLYLIRRKLNAPGYIEILGDAFFGTLANYKITPFNITFQHNQDPKHTARLTQHWLASWGVSVLPWPSKSPDLNIIENVWWHLKERVRTHRPPALNKEELWKIVRDEWKQISPKYIGNLYDSLLRRVQAVYLAKGGNTKY; encoded by the coding sequence ATGGCTCAATACACTAGTCCCAAGACTaaggctcagataattgcgCTGAAAAAGCTCGAATACTCAGATCGGGctattgttcagcttttgcaacctCAGACCAAGGTCTCTCACGCAACTGTTGGTCgtatctgggccaagtatggacttacTGACCGCCCACTCAATCAACacaatcccattcctgggcgCCCACAAAAATTAACCCCCAGCAACGTCAGATTCGCCACTTTGGCCCTAGCTTGGAGTAGagtaccaacagcagcaaatattagacggcagtacttccctgcCGTCGGGTCCTCTACCCTCCGCTGCTACCTCCGAGAGCTGGGTTTACGGCCGTACAAACGCCGCCGAGTACCCCTGCTCACTTATCGGCATAGAAAAGCCCGTTGCGTGTGGGCCCACAGTCGattattctggccacaatcacgctgggacaacattgtcttcttggacaaagtccaaatcaagttatttggggcTGACAGCGgccaatattactggaggcAGCCTAGTGAGTCCCCGTATAATCCCCaatacaccaaaaagacaatatctcatggtggcgggggtatcttcatttgggggtgcattacCCAAGAGGGAGTTGGGCAATTGTACCTTATACGACGCAAGCTGAACGCCCCgggatacattgaaatccttggggacGCCTTCTTCGGAACCCTTGCCAACTATAAAATCACCCCGTTCAACATTACATTCCAGCACAACCAAGAtccaaagcatacagccaggctgacacaaCATTGGCTTGCCAGTTGGGGCGTAAGCGTCCTCCCATGGCCGTCAAAAAGCCCGGATTTGAATATAATTGAGAACGtctggtggcatctgaaggagCGCGTGCGTACTCACCGACCTCCCGCTTTGAATAAggaagaattatggaaaatagtgagggacgaatggaaacaaatttccccaaaatatattggcaatttgtatgattcattacTGCGTCGagtacaagctgtgtatttagctaaaggtggaaacaccaaatactaa
- a CDS encoding peptidase C14, with translation MAETTSNTFMMLLHESLARFKNRWKRRLQLEKEHTGPTPPAAKAQGLNRVNLDTWPIIEASITAFESGADWLGPLKAAIGPLIECIEIYEREWGGHKEQQKLRKKLNEIMQDMTELKKCSAEFAMTGSIQRIIADIQEEAQTISEANQKTISAGRRLKSIMEGTEHILECYGRIDEHLQRLALNVNINMINAVSQEAKESRLAKILSTGSAFYDSGGVKRGRCAPGTRKPQIELLLQWASNPESGRTCWMNGMAGTGKTTIAYTVCERLGSQLGASFFCSRTISECQQVNSIIPCIAYQLARFSAPFSRALDSVLKADPDVHRRNLKQQYERLICEPLAKEIKSMPTDVIVVIDALDECEDPESVEQVLDILLSPKYKIPIRYLVSSRPEKEICARMAARINGSEDVPLVLHDLESEAVKADISIYMREELKNVPLSEDQWSGILDRCGVLFIYASTICRFILQGQKSGTLDEVVAATINSSFKPARGGNPIDSLYLTILRSAFGQLDMSEADAQRMREILETVICAMAPMTLAAIANMLKLRSLKHVHSLLQPLRSVLNIAKGTGEVTTLHASFQDFMLSHDRSSDFWCNRPGRNATMAEACLQIIGAAEPRMNICGLPSSHLLDTEVEDLDERVRRAISPGLAYACQYWSTHLYHGEYRAALADRVRTFFFNNLLLWMEITNLVKKMRHGTGIIQQAERWCTKHAIPEDVSKIAHDAVQFVSVYANHPTSHSTPHIYITMLPFWPPSRPVSIAYMPRASGLVKPQGMAISRRTLALLATWKVSGCKVRSMGLSDDGTRLAVPTEGGIDVLDTSTGEVIVSLTNQLARGVNYVTLSNDGTQVAFGSTNSTLQLWNVSKYDTIMELLPNTGSDIRSVAFSSNASHVACGLESGDIYICCLHTAEPPLGPLKGHTDMVTSVTFSPDCFHLASGSYDSTVRVWDVRAGYPIGQPFTGDMLWVTSVSYSPNGSCLVSASWDCSIRVWDVRAAQTVLGPLKANSSAVTSATFSPNAAFIASASFDNTIRVYDALTGSIVLGPLQAHTGSINLVVFSPDGSRLFSCSNDGTVRIWNVQDADVSNALPPATGPSGPIYSVRYSHSGLRVVSGSDDKAIHVWNVETGELIQGPLSGHNEGVSCVDYSPSGRYIASASWDQTLRIWNADTGQDVHGPIQGHNDAVSCVRFSPDELNIVSGSHDGTVRLWDVKAGQCVMELLKDHSPVWSVGFSPDGRNVVSGSQDGTILVIDWRTGDTVVGPVHGHDGTVRSVEFSPNGMQIVSGSDDKSIRVWDAQTGQQIVVCGRDGVSHDSYVYSVGFSPNGLYIASGYLDCSLCVWDAQTGKMILGPLRRHTNLVQCVQFSPDSSHIVTCSWDGTIRLWDFSSCLMGLQAPEELAEGEGHSTSYSQEHIKVPNSWTLDKEGWAVDLENRRLVWVPSDFPVPLPIPPNYLAISSQGGLRLDSDGAMLGETWAGCFLT, from the exons ATGGCGGAGACGACTTCAAATACTTTCATGATGCTTCTGCACGAGTCCCTCGCACGCTTCAAGAATAGATGGAAGAGACGACTGCAACTTGAGAAGGAACACACAGGTCCGACTCCCCCGGCCGCGAAAGCCCAGGGGCTTAATCGAGTTAACCTAGACACTTGGCCTATCATCGAAGCTTCAATTACCGCCTTTGAGTCTGGGGCCGACTGGCTTGGACCACTGAAAGCAGCTATCGGACCACTGATTGAGTGTATCGAAATCTACGAG CGCGAGTGGGGCGGGCACAAAGAGCAGCAAAAACTACGAAAGAAACTGAATGAAATAATGCAAGACATGACAGAGCTCAAGAAATGTTCGGCTGAGTTCGCAATGACTGGTAGCATTCAGCGTATTATTGC CGACATTCAAGAAGAGGCCCAAACAATCAGCGAGGCCAACcaaaagacaatatcagCAGGAAGACGACTGAAGAGTATAATGGAAGGAACAGAGCATATACTGGAGTGTTATGGCCGCATTGATGAGCACCTTCAACGATTGGCG CTCAACGTAAACATCAACATGATAAATGCTGTCAGCCAAGAAGCAAAG GAGTCACGTCTGGCCAAGATTCTGTCCACGGGGTCTGCCTTTTACGACTCGGGAGGTGTCAAACGAGGTCGCTGCGCACCCGGAACGCGCAAGCCGCAAATCGAACTGCTGCTGCAATGGGCATCTAATCCAGAGTCCGGTAGAACATGCTGGATGAATGGAATGGCCGGCACAGGCAAGACCACCATTGCATATACCGTGTGCGAAAGGCTGGGTAGCCAGCTCGGGGCTAGCTTCTTCTGCTCGCGCACAATCTCGGAGTGTCAACAAGTCAATTCAATCATACCGTGTATTGCCTATCAGCTCGCACGATTCTCTGCTCCATTCAGCCGTGCCCTAGACAGCGTGCTCAAGGCGGACCCCGACGTGCATCGTCGAAATCTCAAGCAGCAGTACGAGAGGCTTATCTGTGAACCATTGGCGAAAGAGATAAAATCAATGCCAACGGATGTGATCGTTGTGATTGATGCGTTGGACGAATGCGAGGATCCGGAAAGCGTTGAACAAGTTCTCGACATACTGTTGTCACCAAAGTACAAAATTCCGATTCGCTACCTTGTCTCAAGCCGACCTGAAAAAGAGATCTGCGCACGGATGGCCGCCAGGATCAACGGATCTGAAGATGTGCCACTGGTGTTGCATGACCTGGAGTCCGAAGCCGTCAAGGCTGATATTTCAATATATATGCGAGAGGAACTCAAGAACGTTCCGCTGTCGGAGGACCAATGGTCTGGGATCCTTGACCGATGCGGAGTGCTATTCATCTATGCCTCGACTATATGCCGCTTCATTTTGCAGGGCCAAAAATCAGGTACGCTTGACGAGGTAGTCGCGGCGACCATCAACTCTTCGTTCAAGCCAGCGAGGGGTGGAAACCCGATCGACAGTCTGTACCTAACAATACTACGATCTGCGTTCGGACAGCTTGATATGAGCGAAGCGGACGCACAAAGAATGAGAGAAATTCTGGAAACAGTCATATGCGCCATGGCACCAATGACGCTGGCAGCGATCGCGAACATGCTCAAGCTGAGAAGCCTCAAGCACGTACACTCACTATTGCAGCCATTGCGCTCTGTGCTCAACATTGCGAAAGGAACCGGGGAGGTGACCACTTTGCATGCTTCATTCCAGGACTTCATGCTCTCCCATGATCGATCCTCGGATTTCTGGTGCAATCGGCCAGGCCGAAATGCCACGATGGCAGAGGCGTGCTTACAGATAATTGGAGCCGCAGAGCCGCGGATGAACATATGCGGCCTACCTTCGTCACACCTGTTAGATACCGAAGTGGAAGACCTCGATGAGCGGGTACGGCGTGCAATCTCACCTGGACTTGCTTACGCGTGCCAGTATTGGTCAACGCATCTCTACCACGGCGAGTATCGAGCGGCGCTAGCTGATCGTGTACGCACCTTCTTCTTCAACAATCTACTACTGTGGATGGAAATCACGAACCTCGTCAAGAAGATGCGACATGGTACCGGCATCATTCAACAAGCGGAAAGGTGGTGCACG AAACACGCGATACCAGAGGACGTGTCAAAAATCGCTCATGATGCCGTGCAGTTTGTATCGGTATACGCCAACCACCCCACATCCCACAGCacaccgcatatatacatcacCATGCTTCCGTTCTGGCCTCCTTCGCGACCCGTCTCAATTGCATACATGCCAAGAGCAAGCGGACTCGTGAAGCCACAAGGGATGGCAATCAGCCGTCGAACGCTAGCACTGCTGGCTACCTGGAAGGTCTCGGGTTGTAAAGTCAGGTCGATGGGTCTATCTGATGATGGGACTCGACTGGCAGTCCCTACTGAGGGTGGAATCGATGTACTCGACACGTCTACCGGTGAAGTCATTGTTAGTCTCACCAACCAGCTTGCACGGGGGGTCAACTATGTCACTCTATCCAACGACGGCACTCAAGTAGCGTTCGGCAGCACCAATTCTACCTTGCAGCTATGGAATGTGAGCAAATACGATACCATCATGGAGCTGCTACCGAATACTGGCTCAGATATTCGTTCTGTCGCATTCTCATCCAACGCATCCCATGTCGCTTGTGGCTTGGAAAGCGGAGACATTTACATCTGCTGTTTGCACACTGCCGAACCCCCCCTTGGACCCCTTAAGGGGCACACTGATATGGTCACTTCGGTCACTTTTTCTCCTGACTGCTTTCATCTTGCATCTGGATCATATGATAGCACAGTCCGCGTCTGGGATGTGCGGGCCGGGTACCCGATCGGGCAGCCTTTCACAGGTGATATGCTTTGGGTCACCTCGGTCTCGTACTCGCCCAATGGCTCATGCCTTGTCTCCGCCTCCTGGGACTGTAGTATCCGAGTGTGGGATGTACGAGCTGCACAGACGGTCCTAGGACCGCTCAAAGCAAATTCCAGCGCGGTTACCTCTGCTACCTTCTCTCCCAACGCCGCTTTCATTGCATCCGCATCATTTGATAACACCATCCGAGTGTATGACGCACTCACTGGTAGCATAGTTCTTGGTCCTCTACAGGCTCACACCGGCTCGATCAACTTGGTCGTGTTCTCTCCTGACGGCTCTCGCTTGTTCTCTTGTTCAAACGATGGCACTGTACGTATATGGAACGTACAAGATGCAGATGTGTCGAATGCCCTACCTCCAGCCACAGGTCCTTCCGGGCCCATATATTCTGTCCGGTATTCGCACAGCGGACTTCGAGTTGTGTCCGGCTCAGACGATAAGGCAATTCATGTATGGAATGTGGAAACGGGCGAGCTAATTCAGGGGCCTTTGAGTGGACATAATGAAGGTGTTTCCTGTGTTGACTACTCACCAAGCGGCAGATACATCGCATCTGCTTCGTGGGATCAGACCTTGCGAATCTGGAATGCAGACACCGGTCAAGACGTTCATGGGCCAATCCAAGGTCATAACGACGCAGTGAGCTGCGTACGATTCTCTCCAGATGAGTTGAACATTGTGTCTGGGTCACATGATGGTACAGTTCGACTTTGGGATGTGAAGGCCGGGCAGTGCGTGATGGAGCTGCTCAAAGATCATTCACCAGTCTGGTCGGTCGGATTCTCTCCCGATGGTCGCAACGTTGTCTCTGGCTCACAAGATGGAACAATACTAGTGATAGACTGGCGGACAGGCGACACGGTGGTTGGCCCAGTTCATGGACATGATGGCACCGTCAGATCAGTTGAGTTCTCGCCAAACGGAATGCAAATCGTCTCAGGGTCTGATGACAAGTCAATACGGGTATGGGATGCGCAGACCGGACAGCAGATTGTGGTTTGTGGCAGAGACGGCGTGTCACACGATTCCTACGTGTATTCTGTTGGGTTCTCGCCCAATGGTCTCTACATTGCGTCTGGCTATTTAGACTGCTCTTTGTGCGTGTGGGATGCGCAGACGGGGAAGATGATACTTGGACCACTAAGGAGACACACCAACCTGGTACAATGCGTGCAGTTCTCGCCCGACAGTTCACACATTGTCACATGTTCATGGGACGGCACTATCCGGCTTTGGGACTTCTCAAGTTGCCTAATGGGGCTGCAGGCACCAGAAGAGTTGGCTGAAG GGGAAGGGCATTCAACCTCCTATAGCCAGGAACACATCAAAGTACCCAACTCCTGGACTCTTGACAAGGAAGGCTGGGCAGTAGACTTGGAAAATCGGCGGCTGGTATGGGTTCCATCAGATTTCCCTGTCCCACttccaattcctccaaatTACCTTGCAATTTCTAGCCAAGGAGGTCTCAGGCTAGATTCTGATGGAGCCATGCTAGGGGAAACATGGGCAGGCTGTTTTCTTACCTGA